Within the Pseudomonas putida genome, the region GCGAGAGCCTGACCTGAACATCAATCGTGGTGCCGTCGTCCAGCGTCTCGTCATGAGTCCGATGATGAAGCACTGGATCCGCCCAATCCCAAAAAACCTCACCTCGAATACGCATGCGCCCTCCTACGACTTTAGTCTTATACGGAAATCTGACCATAGCAAAGCAAGGAGGCAGTTCAATGACTCAGGCGGTAGCACCGCGAATTATCAGACAATCGGCGCAATTTTCGATACAAGAAAATTTCCTTGTACAAGTTTACAGCTGTGGTCAGGCGGTCAGAGCAGGCAACTGGGTTGCCAAGAGGCCGGCTGCAGCGGAATTCAGCAAGTCAGGCGTGAGCTTTTCACGAAGCACCCATTTACACGCGACTATTTCATGGTCGGCCACAGGCTTCTCAGTTTCGTGGAATCGGGTGATGAAGATGTGATGCACGACTGAACCCACCCTGATCGAGCACAAAGAAAGTAGGCCATGCCCTTCAATGGATGTCTCCTCACGTAGCTCTCTTGCTGCAGCACTATGAGGGGTCTCACCAGGCTCAATCGAACCACCCGGAAAATTCCATTTGCCGCCTTTTTTCCGAACAAGCAGTACCTTGCCGCTTCGCAGACAGATTATCGTTGCCCTGGATTTACTTCTGCATTTTCGTTTGTCCCGCATGCACACACTCGAATCGTCAATCTATACCCACCATCTCGCGACTCAGAGCATGGGCTTCTTCCCTGAAGACGTTTCCATGGGGCGACTCGTTCAATCTCATCGACGCATTAGCCCTCGGTTCACCTCTGGTGCGCAGAGCTTGGATAGGTAAGCTCTTCTTCGATGGTGCCGTCGGCCTTGTTGATTTTCACCGAGGCGGTTTTGCCCCGGGAGAACTAAGACAGTACCGTAGTGCTAACAATTTGCAATAACGATAAGATTGATACACAAGTCAATATCATTCGAGAAGGGAAATTAGAGTAGGTATTCGATTCACCAAACCCTCGAAAAATCAACACATCAATTTCCTTGCGTGCAGTCATGAACCTAGCTATTACTTACGTCTCCAAAGGAGGGGGATGGCAAAATGCAACCAAGATTCGTTATCGTTCCAGCGGTTCCTATAGAAAACGAATCATTCCAGGTTGGAAATCGGTTTTACGCTGCTACAAGCTCGGGAGGTTTTGATATCTACGACAATCAGGAAAAAATTAGAATAAAACGGAATTTCTCTAGTAAATCGCTAGCCCTGGCAGCGTGCGAGAAGATGATCTCAGAATCGCGAAACCCGTCCGAGCAATTTCCAGTAATGCGGACGGAATAGATTGCAAGAGGAGATTGCCTTCATGACTCCGCCCACAGACAAGACCTACATTTATTATGGCGCCATCTCAATCGCAGCTGCCTTTGTATTCATTTGCATGGCCTATGAATTTTCGGAGGCGCAGCTAATATGGACAATCATACGTCACTACTA harbors:
- a CDS encoding NUDIX domain-containing protein; its protein translation is MRDKRKCRSKSRATIICLRSGKVLLVRKKGGKWNFPGGSIEPGETPHSAAARELREETSIEGHGLLSLCSIRVGSVVHHIFITRFHETEKPVADHEIVACKWVLREKLTPDLLNSAAAGLLATQLPALTA